GAAAGATGTCTGGCAGCTGTTTTCTTCGTTTCTCCATATTCGCTCCATTTCTATAAGAGTTTGCACACGATACCGCGCAAAACCTTTTCTTCTATCTATATGAAGGAACACGTCTTTTTATGACTACTTGTTTTTCCACTCATTTCCCCGTATAATAAAGGAATAACATTGATATAGGAAAAGAGCCTGGCAGCGCTTGCTTCTATGCTCTAGAAAGGAACTTTATGATTCGAGTTATTTTAGCTCTGCTTTTTGCAATTTTATATCTGATTCTGGGGATTCCGGTGCTGTTCGTAGAATGGCTGATTGGAAAAAGAAACCCGCACGCTGCTGATATCAGTCAGCTTCGCATGGTACAGTGGGCATTCCGCGTGATTTTATTTATCTGTGGAACCAAGGTTACCGTCATTGGCGAAGAAAATGTTCCAACCGACGAGCCGGTTCTTTACATTGGAAATCACCGCAGTTATTTTGATATTATTATTACCTATGCAAGATGTCCAAGACTGACCGGATACGTTGCCAAGAATTCTATGGAAAAAGTGCCGCTTTTAAGTCTGTGGATGAAGCGCCTTCACTGTCTTTTTATTGACCGTGAAAATGTAAAAGAAGCGTTAAAAACTATTCTTGCCGGAATTGATAACATTAAGCACGGTATTTCGATGTGTATTTTCCCTGAGGGAACCCGAAACAAGACGCCGGAAAACGGACTTCTTCCTTTTAAAGAAGGAAGCTTTAAGATGGCGGAAAAGACCGGTTGCGCCATCATTCCAATGGCAATTACCAATTCTGCAGATATTTTAGAAGATCATTTTCCAAAAGTAAAGGCAACACACGTTATTTTGCAATATGGTGCACCGATTTATCCGAACCAGTTAGAAAAGGAAGAAAAGAAACATTTAGGTGCACATTGCCAGAAGATTATCGAAGAAATGCTAGAAGAACATAAAAAAATGTAGCTTTCCTTATGCATGGTAAGAATTGCAATAGAGAACAAAAAAAGATTACACACACGGAATTTCCATGTTGTGTAATCTTTTTTTCTCTATTGCATGCACATAAAGTTGAACCTCTACGCCTCAGCTTTACATACCGTCAGCCTGAATCTTATCTAAAATTTATTTATCACAAGATTCTGTCAGGGCAGCTACAATCTCTTTAAACTTCATAAAGTTGGAAGCTTTTACCAAAATGGTATCCCCTGATTTTTTATATTGTTGCAATTGTTTAATTAATTGCGATTTTGTGTCAAAATGATACACTTCTGTATCTGAAACTTCTTTTACGCCTGCTGCAAGTTCTTTTGCAAGTTCTCCAACGCAGAACAGCGCATCAATTCCTTTTCCTTTGAAATAAGTACCGACGCCGTGATGAAGCTCTTTTTCATCGGCACCAAGTTCTCCCATGTCACCAAGTACGGCAATTTTCCTGCCCTGTGCCTTGGAAAGCACGTCGATGGAGGAGCGCATGGAAACCGGATTGGCGTTGTAGCAGTCATCAATGATAATCATTCCATCTTTATGAATCAGGTTGGTTCTTCCTCCAATCGTTGCAACCTGCTCGACTCCGCGTTTGATTTCATCTGCCGAGAGTCCAAGTTCTCTTGCCACACAAGCTGCTGCAAGCGCATTGTAAACATTATGTTCGCCCGCAATCGGAATCTCAACCGGGATTTCCTTGTTGTCAATGTGAAGTACTGCCTTTGTTCCCTGCAGACCGACTGCCTCGATGTCTGTCGCATAAACATTTTTCTTTGCCAGAACCTGCACACCCTGCTTAGTTTCAACCTGTTTTGGTGCCTCGCCGATTCCATAGAATATCGCCGGCTTTCCATTGACCACTTTTTGGGTGGAGAGTTTGTCATCATCCCCGTTTAAAATAACGGTTCCGTTTGGTCTCATATGTTCAAAACATTCGGTTTTTGCTTTTAAAATACCATCCCTTGTAATCAGGTTCTCCAAATGGCAAAGGCCAATATTGGTAATCACACAGATGTCTGGCTGCGCCATGGACGCAAGACGATGCATCTCCCCAAAATCAGAAATTCCCATCTCAAGCACAGCTACCTGGTGGCTCTCTCTGATTTTAAAAATGGTAAGTGGCAGACCAATCTCATTGTTGAAATTGCCTTCCGTCTTATGTACGTTGTATTTTTGTGAAAGTACAGACGCTATCATCTCTTTTGTACTTGTTTTACCAACACTTCCGGTAATTCCAACCACCTTGATATCCAAAGATTCACGATAGAATTTTGCAAGCTTTTTCATTGCCTCTAAAGTGGAATCCACCAAAATGTAAGGGCTTTTTGCATCCTCTAGCTTCTGCTCTGACAAAGCCGCCAGCGCACCTTTTTCCATAACATCCGGAATGAATTTGTGACCGTCCACTTTCTCGCCTTTTACTGCAATGAAAAGATAATCCTTTTCCACCTGACGGCTGTCAATGACAACCCCTGCAATTTCTTTTGTCTTATCTTCTTCTTTTCCAAAATAAACACCATCGCAAGCTTTTGCAATGTGTTCCAATGTCATATTTTTCATCTTTCTAACCATGACTTTCTGGAATAGTCTGAAACTATTTCACACTATTTCTCATATTTTTTAAGGGAAATCTCAATTAATTTCTCGCATAACTGATTGAAGTTAAGTCCGATTACGTTTGCCTCCTGTGGCAGCAGACTTGTCGGTGTCATACCTGGCAATGTATTTGCCTCCAAGCAAAAGATTTCATTTTTCTCACTCAATAAGAAATCGGTTCTGGAATAGGTGTCTAATCCAATTACTTTTGCAACTTTTTCTGCATAACGCTGCATCTTCTCGGTAATCTCATCCGGAAGCTCTGCAGGACAGGTTTCCACTGCACTTCCTGCTTTGTATTTGTTCTTAAAGTCATAGAAGCCTTTGATTGGTGCAATCTCAATGATTGGCAATGCCTTGTAGTCGATGACACCAACGGAGAACTCACGTCCCTTTACATATTCTTCGATGACTAGTTCATTCTCCCATTTAAATGCCTCGTCCAATGCAGCCTTAAATTCTTCGTCCTTGTATACAATCGAAACCCCGACACTAGAACCTCCACAACATGGTTTTACCACGCATGGAAGTGTCAGTCCTAATTTGCTGCAGGTATCGACACGGTTCTCTTTTGTCATGATAAAGCCTGCTGGTGTTGGAATCTCATGGCTGCGGAAAAACTGCTTGCTGAGTCCTTTATCCATCGCAATAGCACTGCTTAAGTAACCGGTTCCTGTATACTTGATTCCGAACAAATCAAAGGTTGCCTGAATCTTACCATTCTCTCCGTTTTCACCGTGAAGTGCCATAAAGACAATATCTGCCATCTGGCAAATCTCAATGACGTTTGGTCCAAAGAAACAGTCTGACTGATCTTTTCTGGACGCTTTTACTTTTGCAATATCCGGGGCGATTTCCGGGATATCAGAAACCTTGATGCTCGCTTCTTCGCTCTTTTCAAAGATATCTGTCACATCTTCCCTTTTATCACTGTATCCCATAAATACATCAAGCAAAATAACCTGATGTCCATTCTCTCTAAGTGCTTTTGAAACCATATCTCCTGTCTTAAAAGAGACATCTCTTTCGGTGCTTAATCCACCCGCTAAAACTACGATTTTCATTGTATCTTCCAAACCTTTCTTGTTATAACTATACCTTTATTATAGTAAACCCTTTGTCTCATTTTGACAACATATTGATTTATTTTTTGTGATGAAGAATGCGCTTTCATTCTGAAATCTTTCGGTGGATTTGTTGACGGAAGGGGCTTTAGATGCTACAATACAAGTCCATTTATGAATCGAATTTTACTTTAGGAGGAAATCACACATGGGTATTGTTGTTTTTGGCGCAGTATTTGTTGATATTAAGGGAAACCCTTTTAATATATTTATTCCACAGGGAAGAAATGAAGGTATGGTAGAGAATGTTCACGGCGGTGTGGCCCGTAATGTTGTGGAAGACATTGCTAATATCGAGCTTCGTCCAACTTTTGTCAGCCTTGTCGATGACAGTGCGATGGGCGAGGAAGTCATCAACAAATTAAAAAATCACAAGGTCAATACCGATTACATCCGCAAAACACCGGACGGAATGGGTACATGGCTTGCAATTTTTGATAACGATGGCGACGTTTACGCTTCTATTTCCAAACGTCCAAACCTTCATCCTATCACTGACATCTTAGATGAGCAGGGAGATGAAATTTTCAAAGATGCAGACAGCATCTGTGTTGAAATTGATATGGATAAAGACGTGATAAAACGTATTTTTAAGCTTGCAAAAAAATACAATAAACCGGTCTATGGCGTTGTCTCTAATATGAGTATCGCAGTAGAGCGTCGTGATTTTATCACCGACACCGACTGTTTTGTATGCAATATACAAGAAGCAGGTCTTTTATTCTCCGATGATTATTGTGAAAAAACATCGGAGGAGATGGAAACCATCCTGGCAAAGAAAATCTCCGGTGCAAAAATCAAACGAATGATTGTAACCATGGGCGATAAGGGTGCTGTCTATGCAACTCTCGACGGTGAACATGGCTTCTGTCCTGCTAAAAACGTCCATGTCAAAGATACCACCGGTGCCGGCGATTCTTTCTTTGCCGGCGTTGCGATTGGACAAACCTATGGAAAAACATTGGCAGAATCCTGTGAGATTGGCTCACGCCTTGCTGCTTCTGTTATCTGCAATTCAGAAAATGTCTGCCCTCGTTTCCAGCCGGAAGAGTTTGACTTAGATGTTGTAGTAGAAGATTAGGCTTTTTCTTTTTTCCGATTCCGTTCATTCACATCATCACGCAACAGCATATAAAGGGTGGAAACCAAAGGAATAAATACTAAGATTCCGAGTACTCCAAACAGGCTTCCACCTACGCTGACTGCGGCAAGTACCCAGATTGCCGGCAGACCAACCGATCCACCTACCACTCTTGGATAAATCAAATTCCCTTCTATCTGCTGAATCACAAGAAATAAAATTACAAACCAGATTGCCTTTTCAGGGGTATCCACTAAAATCAGAAACGTTCCCACAACACAGCCAATAAATGCACCCACAATTGGAATTAGAGCCGTAAATGCAATCAAAACTCCGACAAGGAATGCATAGGGCATTCGAAAAATACTCATTGCAACTACAAACATCGTTCCAAGAATAACCGCCTCAAGACATTGACCGGTAATAAAATTTGAAAAATTCCGGTATAACATATTGCACACCTTCAAAACCTTTTGATTTACTTTGGATGAGGTATAT
This genomic window from Roseburia sp. 831b contains:
- a CDS encoding lysophospholipid acyltransferase family protein — encoded protein: MIRVILALLFAILYLILGIPVLFVEWLIGKRNPHAADISQLRMVQWAFRVILFICGTKVTVIGEENVPTDEPVLYIGNHRSYFDIIITYARCPRLTGYVAKNSMEKVPLLSLWMKRLHCLFIDRENVKEALKTILAGIDNIKHGISMCIFPEGTRNKTPENGLLPFKEGSFKMAEKTGCAIIPMAITNSADILEDHFPKVKATHVILQYGAPIYPNQLEKEEKKHLGAHCQKIIEEMLEEHKKM
- a CDS encoding UDP-N-acetylmuramoyl-tripeptide--D-alanyl-D-alanine ligase — encoded protein: MKNMTLEHIAKACDGVYFGKEEDKTKEIAGVVIDSRQVEKDYLFIAVKGEKVDGHKFIPDVMEKGALAALSEQKLEDAKSPYILVDSTLEAMKKLAKFYRESLDIKVVGITGSVGKTSTKEMIASVLSQKYNVHKTEGNFNNEIGLPLTIFKIRESHQVAVLEMGISDFGEMHRLASMAQPDICVITNIGLCHLENLITRDGILKAKTECFEHMRPNGTVILNGDDDKLSTQKVVNGKPAIFYGIGEAPKQVETKQGVQVLAKKNVYATDIEAVGLQGTKAVLHIDNKEIPVEIPIAGEHNVYNALAAACVARELGLSADEIKRGVEQVATIGGRTNLIHKDGMIIIDDCYNANPVSMRSSIDVLSKAQGRKIAVLGDMGELGADEKELHHGVGTYFKGKGIDALFCVGELAKELAAGVKEVSDTEVYHFDTKSQLIKQLQQYKKSGDTILVKASNFMKFKEIVAALTESCDK
- a CDS encoding carbohydrate kinase family protein encodes the protein MGIVVFGAVFVDIKGNPFNIFIPQGRNEGMVENVHGGVARNVVEDIANIELRPTFVSLVDDSAMGEEVINKLKNHKVNTDYIRKTPDGMGTWLAIFDNDGDVYASISKRPNLHPITDILDEQGDEIFKDADSICVEIDMDKDVIKRIFKLAKKYNKPVYGVVSNMSIAVERRDFITDTDCFVCNIQEAGLLFSDDYCEKTSEEMETILAKKISGAKIKRMIVTMGDKGAVYATLDGEHGFCPAKNVHVKDTTGAGDSFFAGVAIGQTYGKTLAESCEIGSRLAASVICNSENVCPRFQPEEFDLDVVVED
- a CDS encoding D-alanine--D-alanine ligase family protein, which encodes MKIVVLAGGLSTERDVSFKTGDMVSKALRENGHQVILLDVFMGYSDKREDVTDIFEKSEEASIKVSDIPEIAPDIAKVKASRKDQSDCFFGPNVIEICQMADIVFMALHGENGENGKIQATFDLFGIKYTGTGYLSSAIAMDKGLSKQFFRSHEIPTPAGFIMTKENRVDTCSKLGLTLPCVVKPCCGGSSVGVSIVYKDEEFKAALDEAFKWENELVIEEYVKGREFSVGVIDYKALPIIEIAPIKGFYDFKNKYKAGSAVETCPAELPDEITEKMQRYAEKVAKVIGLDTYSRTDFLLSEKNEIFCLEANTLPGMTPTSLLPQEANVIGLNFNQLCEKLIEISLKKYEK